The following proteins come from a genomic window of Pseudomonas putida:
- the prmB gene encoding 50S ribosomal protein L3 N(5)-glutamine methyltransferase — protein MITSRLRTLRDHIRWAVSRFHEHELFFGHGADNAWDEARLLVLGAVHLPWEIADSYLDCQLEDDERVRLQHLLKRRIEDRVPTAYLLGEAWFCGMSFIVDERVLVPRSPIGELIEKRFEPWLANEPARILDLCTGSGCIGIVAAEVFPEAEVVLADLSFEALEVANQNIERHGLDERVYTVQGDGFAGLPGQRFDLILSNPPYVDAEDFGDMPAEYHHEPEMGLACGNDGLDLVRRMLAEAAEHLSEKGLLIVEVGNSQVHVEALYPEVDFAWLDFERGGHGVFMLTAEQCRQHQELFKARV, from the coding sequence GTGATCACATCTCGTCTGCGCACCTTGCGCGACCATATCCGCTGGGCGGTCAGCCGCTTCCACGAGCACGAGCTGTTCTTCGGCCACGGTGCCGACAACGCCTGGGATGAAGCCCGCCTGCTGGTGCTGGGCGCCGTGCACCTGCCGTGGGAAATCGCTGACAGCTACCTGGATTGCCAGCTTGAGGACGACGAGCGTGTACGCCTGCAGCACCTGCTCAAGCGCCGTATCGAAGACCGTGTACCCACTGCCTACCTGCTGGGTGAGGCGTGGTTCTGCGGCATGTCGTTCATCGTTGACGAGCGTGTGCTGGTACCGCGTTCGCCAATCGGTGAGCTGATCGAAAAACGCTTCGAGCCATGGCTGGCCAACGAGCCTGCGCGCATTCTCGACCTGTGCACGGGCTCCGGTTGCATCGGGATCGTGGCGGCCGAGGTGTTCCCCGAGGCCGAGGTGGTATTGGCCGACCTGTCCTTCGAAGCGCTCGAAGTGGCCAACCAGAACATCGAGCGCCATGGCCTGGACGAGCGTGTGTACACGGTGCAGGGCGACGGTTTCGCGGGCCTGCCGGGGCAGCGCTTCGACTTGATCCTGTCCAACCCGCCGTATGTCGATGCCGAGGACTTCGGCGACATGCCGGCCGAGTATCACCATGAGCCGGAGATGGGCCTGGCCTGCGGCAACGATGGCCTGGACCTGGTGCGGCGCATGCTGGCCGAGGCAGCCGAGCACCTGAGCGAGAAGGGCCTGCTGATTGTCGAGGTGGGCAATAGCCAGGTGCATGTCGAGGCGCTGTACCCGGAGGTCGACTTCGCCTGGCTGGACTTCGAGCGCGGTGGGCATGGGGTGTTCATGCTGACGGCGGAGCAGTGCCGGCAGCATCAGGAGCTGTTCAAGGCCCGCGTTTGA
- a CDS encoding alpha/beta hydrolase gives MMPRLVAFFLLLCTGLAQAASPTVLQRPIDLDTGQGVLHGSLLLPQQATPPPVVLIIAGSGPTDRDGNNPASGRIDNLKRLALLLANEHIASVRYDKRGVAASLPATPDERNLSVERYVADVVAWSRKLKADPRFGPLILVGHSEGALIASLAAEQAGASAVITLAGSGRPIADVLREQLAQRMPPAQLARSSALLERLQAGQTSLDVPAPLRQVFRPSVQPYLISLFRQDPAKAFARLPMPALIIQGRNDVQVDVADAERLKAAKPDAQLVLIDGMNHMLRISPKAMSEQRDSYLNPELPLARELGERVVTFIHQLPSA, from the coding sequence ATGATGCCGCGCCTCGTCGCCTTCTTCCTCCTGCTGTGCACCGGCCTTGCCCAGGCAGCCTCACCCACCGTCCTGCAACGCCCTATCGACCTGGACACCGGGCAAGGTGTGCTGCATGGCAGCCTGCTGTTGCCGCAACAGGCCACCCCGCCCCCTGTGGTGTTGATCATCGCCGGCTCCGGCCCTACCGACCGCGATGGCAACAACCCGGCCTCTGGGCGTATCGACAACCTCAAACGCCTGGCGCTGCTGCTGGCCAACGAGCACATTGCCAGCGTGCGCTACGACAAGCGCGGTGTGGCCGCCAGCCTGCCGGCCACGCCCGATGAGCGCAACCTCAGTGTCGAGCGCTACGTCGCTGATGTGGTGGCCTGGAGCCGCAAGCTCAAGGCCGACCCGCGCTTCGGCCCGCTGATACTGGTCGGCCACAGCGAAGGCGCCCTGATCGCCAGCCTGGCCGCCGAGCAGGCCGGCGCCAGCGCCGTCATCACCCTGGCTGGCAGCGGCCGGCCCATCGCCGATGTGCTGCGCGAACAACTGGCGCAACGCATGCCGCCAGCGCAACTGGCCCGCAGCAGCGCCCTGCTCGAACGCCTGCAGGCCGGGCAGACCAGCCTGGATGTCCCCGCCCCCCTGCGCCAGGTATTCCGCCCCAGCGTGCAGCCCTACCTGATCTCACTGTTCCGGCAAGACCCGGCCAAGGCCTTCGCCCGCCTGCCGATGCCTGCGCTGATCATCCAGGGCCGCAACGACGTGCAGGTCGATGTGGCCGACGCCGAGCGCCTGAAGGCGGCCAAACCCGATGCCCAACTGGTACTGATCGACGGCATGAACCACATGCTGCGCATCAGCCCCAAGGCCATGAGCGAGCAGCGCGACAGCTACCTGAACCCTGAACTGCCGCTGGCCCGTGAGTTGGGTGAGCGGGTGGTGACGTTCATTCATCAATTGCCCTCAGCCTGA
- a CDS encoding DUF3509 domain-containing protein: MDLIQEKFVSVFSAYQVTTQPRPDGGILLTLRATDGRVTRRVLTYGQLHSAEQLSWAISAIRRDLAEQASELPVISMLQSQQRFALPTYR, from the coding sequence ATGGACCTCATTCAGGAAAAGTTCGTCTCGGTGTTCTCGGCCTATCAGGTCACCACCCAGCCTCGCCCCGACGGCGGCATCCTGCTGACGCTGCGTGCCACCGATGGCAGGGTTACCCGCCGTGTGCTGACCTACGGGCAACTGCACAGCGCCGAACAGCTGTCTTGGGCAATCAGCGCCATTCGCCGCGACCTGGCCGAGCAAGCCAGTGAACTGCCGGTGATTTCGATGCTGCAGAGCCAGCAGCGCTTCGCGTTGCCGACCTACCGTTGA
- a CDS encoding oxidase: MSILCVFHPSSPALPNKVLTHHDDITATLAEQGVRFDHAALELRIRPGSSQDEVMSACREHLDRLMTAQGCAAFSVLNRDGADPAQVDLRDEHVHEVDEVFAVVTGRAQIGLRLGDYVYALVCEKGDQLVIPAGSRRWVELGDNPFCLALRLYASEQGMQARFTGDDTARAYAGIDEF, from the coding sequence ATGAGTATCCTCTGTGTATTCCACCCGTCCAGCCCGGCCTTGCCGAACAAGGTACTGACCCACCACGACGACATCACCGCAACGCTGGCAGAGCAGGGCGTGCGTTTTGACCACGCTGCGCTGGAGCTGCGCATACGGCCAGGCAGCAGCCAGGATGAAGTAATGAGCGCCTGCCGCGAACACCTTGACCGGTTGATGACTGCCCAGGGCTGCGCAGCGTTCAGTGTGCTCAACCGCGACGGTGCCGACCCGGCACAGGTCGACCTGCGCGATGAGCATGTGCATGAGGTTGATGAAGTATTTGCCGTAGTCACAGGTCGTGCCCAGATCGGGCTTCGCCTGGGTGACTATGTGTATGCGCTGGTGTGTGAGAAAGGCGACCAACTGGTGATTCCGGCAGGGAGCCGGCGCTGGGTGGAGCTGGGGGACAACCCGTTCTGCCTGGCGCTGCGGCTGTACGCCAGCGAACAGGGCATGCAGGCGCGCTTTACCGGGGATGATACTGCGCGTGCGTACGCCGGGATCGACGAGTTCTAG
- a CDS encoding cysteine hydrolase family protein, which translates to MSVPTTMFRLTGRDYPPAKLSQASLIVIDAQKEYLSGPLALSGMDEAVANIARLLDAARKAGRPIIHVRHLGTVGGRFDPQGPAGEFIPGLEPRDGEIIIEKRMPNAFKNTKLHETLQELGHLDLIVCGFMSHSSVSTTVRRAKDYGYRCTLVQDASATRDLALKDRVIPAAQIHECEMAVMADNFACVAPTASLI; encoded by the coding sequence ATGTCCGTTCCAACCACGATGTTCCGCCTCACTGGCCGCGATTACCCGCCGGCCAAGCTGAGCCAAGCCAGCCTGATCGTCATCGATGCGCAAAAAGAGTACCTCAGTGGTCCCCTCGCGCTGTCGGGCATGGACGAGGCCGTGGCCAACATCGCCAGGTTGCTCGACGCCGCCCGCAAGGCCGGCCGTCCGATCATCCACGTCCGCCACCTCGGTACCGTCGGCGGTCGCTTCGACCCGCAAGGCCCCGCTGGTGAATTCATCCCGGGGCTGGAGCCACGCGACGGTGAAATAATCATCGAAAAGCGCATGCCCAACGCGTTCAAGAACACCAAGCTGCACGAAACCCTGCAGGAGCTGGGGCACCTGGACCTGATCGTCTGCGGTTTCATGAGCCATTCCAGCGTCAGCACCACCGTGCGCCGGGCCAAGGACTATGGTTATCGTTGCACCCTGGTGCAAGACGCTTCGGCGACCCGCGACCTGGCCTTGAAAGACCGCGTGATTCCCGCTGCGCAGATTCACGAGTGCGAAATGGCCGTAATGGCCGACAACTTCGCCTGCGTCGCCCCCACCGCCAGCCTGATCTGA
- the folE gene encoding GTP cyclohydrolase I FolE, whose protein sequence is MSLEQNYTEILSQIGEDVSREGLLDTPKRAAKAMKYLCRGYEQTLEEVTNGALFTSDNSEMVLVRDIELYSMCEHHMLPFIGKAHVAYLPKGKVLGLSKVARIVDMFARRLQIQENLSRQIAEAVQQVTGAAGVAVVIEAKHMCMMMRGVEKQNSTMLTSVMLGEFRDNPATRMEFLGLIK, encoded by the coding sequence ATGTCCCTGGAACAGAACTACACCGAGATCCTCAGCCAGATCGGCGAGGACGTCTCCCGTGAGGGCCTGCTCGACACGCCCAAGCGGGCTGCAAAGGCCATGAAATACCTTTGCCGCGGTTATGAGCAGACGCTGGAAGAAGTGACCAACGGCGCACTGTTCACCTCCGACAACAGCGAAATGGTGCTGGTCCGGGACATCGAGCTGTATTCGATGTGTGAACACCACATGCTGCCGTTCATCGGCAAGGCGCACGTGGCCTACCTGCCCAAAGGCAAGGTACTGGGCCTGTCCAAGGTCGCACGGATCGTCGACATGTTCGCCCGCCGCCTGCAGATCCAGGAAAACCTCAGCCGCCAGATCGCCGAGGCCGTGCAGCAGGTGACCGGCGCTGCGGGTGTGGCGGTGGTTATCGAAGCCAAGCACATGTGCATGATGATGCGCGGTGTAGAGAAGCAGAACTCGACCATGCTCACCTCGGTGATGCTCGGCGAATTCCGCGACAACCCGGCCACGCGCATGGAGTTCCTCGGCCTGATCAAATGA
- a CDS encoding glutaredoxin family protein, producing the protein MIVKALRVGLGQLIVFGDLISRPAKRKRDAAAQAHVEQQAKGLALYQFHACPFCVKTRRTLHRLNVPVALRDAKNDPEHRQALLEGGGRVKVPCLRIEEQGNVTWMYESKAIIAYLDKRFASI; encoded by the coding sequence ATGATCGTCAAAGCCTTGCGGGTTGGCCTCGGCCAGCTCATCGTGTTCGGCGACCTGATCAGCCGCCCGGCCAAGCGCAAGCGTGATGCCGCGGCCCAGGCGCATGTCGAGCAGCAGGCCAAGGGCCTTGCGCTGTACCAGTTCCATGCGTGCCCGTTCTGCGTGAAAACCCGCCGCACCCTGCACCGCCTGAACGTGCCAGTGGCATTGCGCGATGCCAAGAACGACCCAGAGCACCGCCAGGCGCTGCTCGAAGGTGGCGGCCGGGTGAAGGTGCCGTGCTTGCGCATCGAAGAGCAAGGCAACGTGACCTGGATGTATGAGTCCAAGGCAATCATTGCCTACCTGGACAAACGCTTCGCGAGTATCTGA
- a CDS encoding MFS transporter: MNPIPYWRLSSFYLFYFALLGSTAPFLALYFDHLGFPPARIGELVAIPMLMRCIAPNLWGWLGDRSGQRLLIVRLGALCTLATFSLIFFGKSYAWLALVMALHAFFWHAVLPQFEVITLAHLHGQTARYSQVRLWGSIGFILTVVGLGRLFEWLSLDIYPVALVTIMAGIVAASLWVPNAQPVEQGERRDAGGFLRQLRAPGVVGFYLCVALMQLSHGPYYTFLTLHLEHLGYSRGAIGLLWALGVVAEVLIFMVMSRIFTRFSVQQVLLASFLLAALRWLLLGNLAGEPGVLIFAQVLHAATFGCFHAASIAFVQASFGARQQGQGQALYAALSGTGGALGALYSGYSWKLLGPTFTFGMASAAALAAAVIIATRLKSTRTSR, from the coding sequence ATGAATCCGATCCCCTACTGGCGCCTGTCCAGCTTCTACCTTTTCTACTTCGCTCTGCTGGGTTCGACAGCCCCGTTCCTGGCCCTGTACTTCGACCACCTCGGCTTCCCCCCGGCGCGTATCGGCGAGCTGGTAGCCATCCCCATGCTGATGCGCTGCATCGCCCCCAACCTGTGGGGCTGGCTGGGTGATCGCAGCGGCCAGCGGCTGCTGATCGTGCGCCTCGGCGCGCTGTGTACCCTGGCCACCTTTTCGCTGATCTTCTTCGGCAAGAGCTACGCCTGGCTGGCGCTGGTGATGGCCCTGCACGCGTTCTTCTGGCACGCGGTGCTGCCGCAGTTCGAGGTCATCACCCTGGCCCACCTGCACGGGCAGACGGCGCGCTACAGTCAGGTGCGCCTGTGGGGCTCGATCGGTTTCATCCTCACCGTGGTCGGCCTTGGGCGGTTGTTCGAATGGCTGAGCCTGGATATCTACCCGGTCGCCCTGGTAACCATCATGGCGGGCATTGTCGCGGCCAGCCTGTGGGTGCCCAATGCCCAACCGGTGGAGCAGGGCGAGCGGCGCGACGCGGGCGGCTTTCTGCGCCAGTTGCGGGCGCCTGGGGTGGTTGGCTTCTACCTGTGCGTGGCCTTGATGCAGCTCAGCCACGGGCCTTACTACACCTTCCTCACGTTGCACCTGGAACACCTGGGCTACAGCCGCGGCGCCATCGGCCTGCTGTGGGCGTTGGGGGTGGTGGCCGAAGTGCTGATCTTCATGGTCATGAGCCGCATCTTCACGCGCTTCAGCGTGCAGCAGGTGCTACTGGCCAGCTTCCTGTTGGCCGCCCTGCGCTGGCTGCTGCTGGGCAACCTGGCGGGCGAGCCGGGTGTGCTGATCTTCGCCCAGGTGCTGCACGCAGCCACGTTCGGCTGCTTCCACGCTGCCTCCATCGCCTTCGTCCAGGCCAGTTTCGGCGCACGTCAGCAAGGCCAGGGCCAGGCATTGTATGCCGCGCTGTCTGGCACCGGCGGTGCGCTGGGGGCGTTGTATTCGGGCTACAGCTGGAAGCTGCTGGGCCCCACCTTCACCTTTGGTATGGCCAGCGCCGCAGCGCTCGCGGCAGCCGTTATCATTGCCACTCGTTTGAAATCGACCAGGACCAGCCGCTGA
- a CDS encoding Smr/MutS family protein, producing the protein MQDDDFSLFSAEVRGVKPIKHDRAEVGKPKADRKQLAGLRQAATVRSDQPLVIDGLSDQFVIDVGAEDELMWRRDGVQETQLRKLKLGQIAFEGSLDLHGMTVEKARETLWAFIAEATKLEVRCVRVTHGKAARLDGKRPMIKSHVNTWLRQHPQVLGFASCQARHGGTGAVYVMLKRTMMEGRDE; encoded by the coding sequence ATGCAAGACGACGATTTTTCCCTGTTCAGCGCCGAGGTGCGCGGCGTCAAGCCGATCAAGCACGACCGTGCCGAGGTCGGCAAACCCAAGGCTGACCGCAAGCAGCTGGCCGGCCTGCGCCAGGCGGCGACCGTGCGCAGTGACCAGCCGTTGGTGATTGACGGCCTGTCCGACCAGTTCGTCATCGACGTGGGTGCCGAAGACGAGTTGATGTGGCGCCGCGACGGCGTGCAGGAAACCCAGCTGCGCAAGCTCAAGCTCGGCCAGATCGCCTTCGAGGGCAGCCTCGACCTGCACGGCATGACTGTCGAGAAGGCCCGCGAAACCCTGTGGGCTTTCATTGCCGAGGCCACCAAGCTGGAAGTACGCTGCGTACGCGTGACCCACGGCAAGGCCGCGCGCCTGGATGGCAAGCGCCCGATGATCAAGAGCCACGTCAACACCTGGCTGCGCCAGCACCCGCAGGTGCTCGGTTTCGCCTCCTGCCAGGCCCGCCACGGCGGCACCGGTGCCGTGTACGTAATGCTCAAACGAACCATGATGGAAGGCCGCGACGAGTAA
- the aroC gene encoding chorismate synthase produces the protein MSGNTYGKLFTVTTAGESHGPALVAIVDGCPPGLEISLADLQHDLDRRKPGTSRHTTQRQEPDEVEILSGVFEGRTTGCSIGLLIRNTDQKSKDYSAIKDLFRPAHADYTYHHKYGIRDYRGGGRSSARETAMRVAAGAIAKKYLATQGIQVRGYMSQLGPIEIPFKTWDSVQDNAFFSPDPDKVPELEAYMDQLRRDQDSVGAKITVVAEGVMPGLGEPIFDRLDAELAHALMSINAVKGVEIGAGFASIAQRGTEHRDELTPEGFLSNNAGGILGGISSGQPIVAHLALKPTSSITVPGRSIDVDGNPVDVITKGRHDPCVGIRATPIAEAMMAIVLMDHLLRHRAQNAEVKVATPVLGQL, from the coding sequence ATGTCCGGCAATACCTACGGCAAGCTGTTCACTGTCACCACCGCTGGCGAAAGCCATGGCCCGGCGTTGGTCGCCATTGTCGATGGCTGCCCTCCGGGCCTGGAAATCTCCCTCGCCGACCTGCAACACGACCTCGACCGGCGCAAGCCCGGCACCAGCCGTCACACCACCCAGCGCCAGGAACCCGACGAAGTGGAGATCCTCTCCGGCGTGTTCGAAGGCCGTACCACCGGCTGCTCGATCGGGCTGCTGATCCGCAACACCGACCAGAAGTCCAAGGACTACTCGGCGATAAAAGACCTGTTCCGCCCGGCACACGCCGACTACACCTACCACCACAAGTATGGCATCCGCGACTACCGCGGCGGTGGCCGCAGCTCGGCCCGCGAGACCGCCATGCGCGTGGCGGCCGGTGCCATCGCCAAGAAGTACCTGGCCACCCAGGGCATCCAGGTGCGCGGCTACATGAGCCAGCTAGGGCCGATCGAAATCCCCTTCAAGACCTGGGATTCGGTGCAGGACAACGCCTTCTTCAGCCCCGACCCGGACAAGGTGCCGGAGCTTGAGGCCTACATGGACCAGCTGCGCCGCGATCAGGACTCGGTCGGGGCAAAAATCACCGTGGTGGCCGAAGGCGTGATGCCAGGCCTGGGCGAGCCGATCTTCGACCGCCTGGACGCGGAGCTGGCCCATGCGCTGATGAGCATCAACGCGGTCAAGGGTGTTGAAATCGGTGCCGGCTTCGCCAGCATCGCCCAGCGCGGCACCGAGCACCGCGACGAGCTGACCCCCGAAGGCTTCCTCAGCAATAACGCGGGCGGGATTCTGGGCGGTATCAGCTCTGGCCAGCCGATCGTCGCCCACCTGGCGCTCAAACCGACCTCGAGCATCACCGTGCCGGGCCGCTCCATCGACGTGGACGGCAACCCGGTCGATGTCATCACCAAGGGCCGTCACGACCCGTGCGTTGGCATCCGCGCCACGCCGATCGCCGAAGCGATGATGGCTATCGTGCTGATGGATCACCTGTTGCGTCACCGGGCGCAGAATGCCGAGGTGAAGGTCGCAACTCCGGTTCTGGGCCAGCTCTGA